The window AACAATTTTATTCCTATAGTCCCCTCAAATTACAACATAAGAACCTGACTTCATTTGCATAATCACCTGATATCCTAGACTCTACTAATTGTGCTATTTATTTGATCCCAAACACACAAAAAGAACAACAATCATCCAGCATCCTAAAATGCATTTCCCTCACCAAACTTCTTGCTCTGCTTGGAGTATTATTAGTGAGGTGTTCCTATCCTCGATTCTCAAAATAATCCAGTGGTCTCCTCTTCATACCAGAATGGTATAGTATCATTTAATGATGCAATACTAGCACCATATCATCTGACATTGTTAGATATTCATAAAACATGGTTGTCTATGATTTTAACAAGCACAGTGATGCTCATGAATAATTTGAATAGAAGTAAAAAAATTCATAGTATTACCTTGGAAGTCTGGTCGGTGGCCATACCAAGTGGTACTCAGTCTAGCAAGTTTAGGTTCTTCCTGAGAGGAATCAGCATGCTTCATTAGTGGCTCAGTAGCCTGCTTGATGCCTTTCTTTTCATCATCAACCATGTGATTCTCATCGCCCAAATTTATTTTCTCCCAAAGATTCCACAAGACGACAACCAGACCCCCAAATATGACTACACTTGCAATCATGGATACCACAAATAGAAGTCCTTTGAACCACCATGAAGTTATTTGAAAAGGCTTTATGTAAAATAAGTCCAGCAAACCGATTAAGATGATAAAACCAATGGAcgacaaaataaaataaattccagACCAGATTTTATTTCCTGTACCAACCAAGACAGACATGCTGCTTCCATTGACAATCTTGAAGGAGTTCATGCTCTTAGATTGTGTACCCTCTTCCTGCAATTAAAAAGTAGAAGCTAATAGATTATATTTATTAacatcataaaataaaataatttgtaGAAGACcgcataatgaaagaaattaaaCTCCTTTTAACATACCAATGGAGCCTCTGATTCTTGTGTAACATAATTTTGAATCTCAAGCTGCAGTTTATCTGTGAAGGGACCCATTGACTCAACATCAagtgaagaaagaagagaaagttccTTAGATTTTTTCACAGCCCATATGACTAAAACATTTCTTGGCAGACAaggtttcttctccttgatacggTGGAGAATATCACTCAAGATAGCCAAGAATGGTGAGATACCAATGCCTCCTGCCACTAAAATAAGGTTTTCATAcctaataaaaagaaaatgtcaGCCATGTGATTTCACAAATAAAAACACAAGCAATGACCAGTCATCCATAATCTAGATGCACTTAATGTAAGAACAAATCCTCTGTTCCAAACTTCAACATgttaaaaattttcaatacCTATGATGAAAACATTATGCCATTAAGATTTCACCATGAAAGAGCAACTTGAGATAATGCAAAAAACAATACAAATTGGCCAATTGTGAGTAGTATAGGCTGGACTGTGTTGCACCCCCTACTTCCAGATGATTCATAAATTATCAGCAACTGTGTTATCCAGGAAGATacccaataaataaaaaaataaaaatgtgttATCTAGGCATAGCCATTTAAGTATTGTTTATCAATTCATGGTTCCTAGTATTAGACCAGCTAAACCTCCAAATCTTAGGGCCTGGCATGACATCAATCCTTAAAAGTATAATATCCACGTCATATATAGTTTGTTAAATTAATCTTTGCTACTTAGTTTTCAAATTTAGTGTGAAATATGCAGATTTGGTTGAGCCATACATATCCAACATGCATCCCATGGTCATGCCATGAACCTGTGACTAATCATCCCGACATGGAAACCCAGGAGTATGAGAAGGGTCTGTGTGAAATAATACACTGCCAGCATCTACTATGCATCTGAACATAATCTCAAGATATGAAGCATACATTAGGTGATACGCTGACTCATGCCCATAGGGGCCCTCAACAGAAGTTGTTAACCTTGGTCGTTCACCCTCCCGAGTATCTAAAATATTATCTCTCAGCTTCTTTGTCCATTCCCCAAGAACCTTAATGAGAACTGAAAGATGCTGACTACCATCCAAAGGACTAGAAGAAACGCTAAAAGGATGCCACTGCAGCAAAGATAATTCTCGCACTTGAAGGAAGACAAAACTGAGAGCATTGTACTGCAAATCTACACTGTCAAAGGCAGAAATTAGAAAATATATAGTAATACAGTTAGTATTGACTTGCATGAGGGGAACTAGTATTACTTCTTGGCTTTGAAAGCACAAATTCCACTGTTCCACATGGAAGACACGTGGCTGAAATTACATCAACGGCCTTTCTTGATTGGCAGAATCTCAGAAAGCGatcaagaaggaaaagaaagatccCTCCAGCAGCTATACAGAAGATGAAGTCTCCAACATGCAAAGCTAAGAATATGACAAATACAACATATAGTTGATGTGTATAGAAGAACAGTTCAAAATACTGTTTCCTCACTGGATTTAGTGATGTCACCCACATCAATAAACCAGCAGCAAGGCTGATAACCCCAGGAAGAACGGCTACACCAATATCTTTCCACTTCAACAACTGCATGAGAAAAACCAATATAATATCTCTCTGTAGATAATCAAtcatttgggatgaatcatgtAAAGATACAATTGACATTGTTAATGTCATGACATTATAAAGGAACCTGCCCAACCTACCCTCCCCCTAAAACTATGTATCAGTCAGATCAATATAGCATAGAAAGTGATGTCAAAGAACAGACCAACTAAAGTGTGTCCTTAAGATTGAATTCACTCACCCAAAACACCAAATGGCATAATGtcccaaaaaaattatgttcATAAGCAAAGATATGATTTTGGATTGTCTTTGAAAGAGCCCCTGATTTTCTTTTACAAAATCTAAGAGTTAATTCTTTTTATGAgttttctcttttaatgttcCTTTTCCTTTAAAGCTTTCTATATGGTTAAATTATGCATTCTTATATTGCACATACCTGCGTCTATATCTCAAGCAAAAATTTctgtttatttttccttttctttcaaaCCATATTCTTTATTATAAAATGTGACATCAACTTCTTAGACCTTCAAtcatatttttttgaaaaaaaaaagtttctatACTATTTTTCCTTCCTGCGTAACTTATTTTCATCAATTTCAGAGGCAAGTCCCCCTGCCATTCAACTCAGACATTTGCTTCTTCTCAAAAGTTCACTTCATTCAAATCTATGTTCAAATTTTGAAACTCAATTTCTTAAGACCATTTCACTTTTTTCCATTCAAATTCTAACCTTTCTAAACCTCTTTCCTAATTCTGTTGACTACTTGAAACTCCTCTATTCTTATAATCTGAAACTTCTTATTtgatttttccctcttttaaaCATATCTAATTTTGACCTTCCATTACAATTTTTCTCTACACAGTTGGTTTGAAATAGTTCTGTTTCATGATTTCATTGTATtttaaaaaagggagaatgttctctgtgccgcagcgcagcctgcgcctaggcacatgagcagcctgtgcaggggggcagggtggtcattgcacccacccccatgtgcctgggcgcaagctgtgctgcggcacagagaacagcgcccctttaAAAATTGCATAATGACTTCAATTTCACCTAGTTACTTGTTTTCCGTTCTGCTCCAAATCGTTAAACCTAAAGGCAATAGATTGATGTTTGTCAAGCACAATATTAGGTAAACATTCTTAGTGAGAGATAGACTTGGGTTTTGAACAACTTCCTTGGTCAATAAACAAACCCTTGAATCCATTGTAGACCTTCTGTCTTGGATTCATGGAAATCAAAATTTCCCTGGAAACAAAATTTTGGTGGCTTACCTCATCCAATTCAAATGACAGTTGGTCACTGTAAAATCTAAATAATACACAAAGGTCCTAAGACTAGATTTCACAATGTGACCAGACCAATAAATAGTCTGTTTTCAAGAATAGTGTCAGTATtcattaaaaaaggaaaaggttaGGCCCAATTGGTCCTGCATCGTGATGTAAGGATAAAACTTTTGATCTCACAATCCTACTCCCTTCGCTTTTCTTCTTCCATGTATCCAATTTCCCTTCAGTTCTAATCTACTGAATCCACCTAATATATTAGTCACATTCATGGTTTGACTAACGAAAAGGTAGTGTTTGAGATTATATGCTCTAGTCAGGTAATTACTATCATTAGTTTTTGAGCTCTTGCTAACTGCACGGCCCACCTAGGAAGGGCTTCCTATGGCCCCcaatatctgccacatggcagtttGGATGGGgaccaaattttgtggacaggtccCATTCTCACACATCAACTTTCAGCCGAAACGGATATTGTCAAGTGGCAAAACAGAGCTTTGAAATACCAAGGTGATGAGAGAGTGCATGTGGAAAAAATGAGAGGCATTTGATTGAATTACACCCTGAAATTTGATACTTTAGTAACTTAGACCATCTactctctatccaatggttgcaAAAGCCACATCATCTTTCCACGAGGAAAAATGAGAGAGGGTTATGGAGGAAGCCCTTTCTACTTGGGCCATGTGAAAGCCTTTTCGCCTATAGTTTTTTGTGCATGGGCATAGCAGCATAACAATAAATAAAACTTAAATTAAACTGTGGATAATTATTGAGTATTGACATGAAATCCACCATAATAACTTACTTCATCCAGGAGGCGGCCCCGCATTGCCCATGCAATCACATAGCATGCTCCATGTAAAGTAAAGATCATCATTGTAAGATGCCCCAACCAGACATGATATTTTGTAGCATGCTCAAAAGGAATATCTATGAGGCGGAGAAGAATTGACCCCCTTGCAACGGGTAGAAATAGGAATGCTAAGCAAAATATCCCAATTGTACCAAAACGAAGCCCCGACAGTTCCAACATCAATAAACTGAAACAGTAGAATTCTTAAAGTTATCAAGAAAGCTGAACTGAAAAATTGCAAAAACGCAAGATAAAAGCCAcaccagaaaaagaaagagcaaTATCTCTATAAGCATGTAAATCAGCTTCGTTTGGGGATAAGGGATAAAGTACAACCTATGCCAATACTAGAAGCATATCcaccaaaagatggagagaaaacAAGATAATGGTGATTACACCATACAAAAAAAAGTCAGATGAAGCACTGCACCTTGTTCTTATTTAGTTCTTTTTGTTAGAAAGCTCCTAGTCGCTCAAAAAACATTTCCTTTGgaatatgaaatattttttaataaaataaatgacTTTTAGTGATGTACAAAGCTATAGCCCATCAATGGTACGAATAGAAGGCATGCTAGAGATGTACAAAGAGAAGCTTTTCTTTGCAGTTAGAATGTAACATCAAACCTATGGACATTCCGACAATGTAAAGATACTCTAGCTATTGAAGAACTGCTAAtatacttttttgtatttgaCGGCGGACTGTTAATATCTACGATAGCCAGTCTTTCCTTTGGGTAATGCTTGACAAATCAGAAAGCACCATTTGATAAATCAACATGGTGATAACTACGATATGGTCTATATACTAAGTACAAATTTGGACAACAATCCTTTAATCTGGAACGAATGACAATCTCAGATCATCATCAAGATAATGTCTTTCATTGAAATTTAGACCAAAACAAACCCTAATTAATCCAGCATAAGAAAAGATCTATTGAAGTATACCTTCTCTCTTTAGAAGGTAAATCAAACTTAGATAGCAGATTGAAGTTCTGTATAGTGTAAGCAGAAGTAGCCCAGAGAACATATGCTGCAAACAGGATAATTCCAATGAATTCAGCAGCAGAAACAACCCCGAATGGTCCATCCACGAGGACAGGAAATGTCCACAAGCGAAACCTAGGAAATTTAGTCTTCTTCCTGCAGATGAAGTGAAACAGAAAGGTCATTATGTAATTTCCACGTTATAGTAAATAATTATGAGATGAATTCAACAAGACAGGATTCCATACCGACTAATGACATATTCGTCAAGTTCCTCTTCTCCAGAAGCAAGTAGATACACAAATGACAGAAATGCAATAAGAAGAATTGGGCCACTGAATAACATAAATATACTTCCTGTAGTTTGCAAAACAATTTAAACATTACATCACTACATAGTCAGCAGAAATCAAACATAAATAGAATAAAGAAGAGAATGTAACAGCAAACCTGAAACTCCAAATAGGGTTCCACTGGTGGCCTGAATCCCTTTCTCGTAGAGTCCCTGCATGAATTCAGCTGGGAAGAGAAAGATAAGGACAACCCAGGCAACGAAGAGCACCAACATTACAACTTTGAGTAACCATTTAACCAAAGGCACCAAGAAAGGTGTCTTCTTGAGATAACCAAGCTTGACGTCTTCGCTTGAAAGAAGGGGTTGGAGAGCTGACTGTTCATCCATGgataagaataagaagaagaataaggaaaagaagaaagggtttCAAACTGAAATCAACTGAACATTCCTTATCCTTCGTTCTTCAAACAAACAGTTAAGTCTGATCAATAATCCCACCATGGCAGCCCTATAAATATTGTGTGACCTATGTAAAACCTATCTGAATTCGTGGAACCCACCATGACCACATAGATATTATGAGAATTTAAGGATGAAAAAACAACAGAATTTAGATGAACAAAACTGAAAATACCTGAACCATTTTCAAGCTTTCTGATCTTTGATGTACCAGGATAATCTCTTCCAGGCAATTCAGCCTGACCCACTATGCTGTAAATTGTTAGATTGATTAGCTATGAATGAACACCCACCACACCCCTCCAACCGTACTGAAGAATCCATTAgtatctaaaaagaaaaaaaaaattcaaggacCTGAAAGGGACTGAAAGAGGTCTTTGTGAATATCCATCACTCATTTCTCAAAGCATCTTATAGTAAACATCAAGAAAGGAGGCCCACCCAGATAATATCCCACTCATCCCACTCATCTCACACATCATATCAGAGGTAAGAAcaagaaaacgaaaaaaaagaaatggttTCAAAGTGAAAATCAACAATTGAATAGTCGTTATCCTCTTTAGTATTCTTCAAACACGCCGCAGTACAGTCTGATCAATCAATGTACAACCAACTGTAATTGATTTGCGTTGTATTCCCAATAGCATGGCAGCCCTACCGTGTGAATTCGTGGACCACATATAACTATTATGAGAATTTAGGAATGAAAAACAACCGAATTTTGGATCAACAGAActgaaaaaaatttcatgcTTTCTGATCTTTGATTTACGAGAGTAATATATTTCACGCAAACCCCTCCAACTAACCGTTGAAATCCATGAGTAACTTGAAGGACAGACATGAAAGACGTCATTGTGAATTTCCATCACTCAATTTCTCAAAATATCTTTCACAG is drawn from Telopea speciosissima isolate NSW1024214 ecotype Mountain lineage chromosome 1, Tspe_v1, whole genome shotgun sequence and contains these coding sequences:
- the LOC122657865 gene encoding ferric reduction oxidase 7, chloroplastic-like, producing the protein MDEQSALQPLLSSEDVKLGYLKKTPFLVPLVKWLLKVVMLVLFVAWVVLIFLFPAEFMQGLYEKGIQATSGTLFGVSGSIFMLFSGPILLIAFLSFVYLLASGEEELDEYVISRKKTKFPRFRLWTFPVLVDGPFGVVSAAEFIGIILFAAYVLWATSAYTIQNFNLLSKFDLPSKERSLLMLELSGLRFGTIGIFCLAFLFLPVARGSILLRLIDIPFEHATKYHVWLGHLTMMIFTLHGACYVIAWAMRGRLLDELLKWKDIGVAVLPGVISLAAGLLMWVTSLNPVRKQYFELFFYTHQLYVVFVIFLALHVGDFIFCIAAGGIFLFLLDRFLRFCQSRKAVDVISATCLPCGTVEFVLSKPRNLQYNALSFVFLQVRELSLLQWHPFSVSSSPLDGSQHLSVLIKVLGEWTKKLRDNILDTREGERPRLTTSVEGPYGHESAYHLMYENLILVAGGIGISPFLAILSDILHRIKEKKPCLPRNVLVIWAVKKSKELSLLSSLDVESMGPFTDKLQLEIQNYVTQESEAPLEEGTQSKSMNSFKIVNGSSMSVLVGTGNKIWSGIYFILSSIGFIILIGLLDLFYIKPFQITSWWFKGLLFVVSMIASVVIFGGLVVVLWNLWEKINLGDENHMVDDEKKGIKQATEPLMKHADSSQEEPKLARLSTTWYGHRPDFQEIFDSISERWGRVDVGVIVCGPPTLQASVARECRSQNLRGRRNQALFHFNSHSFDL